The Qipengyuania oceanensis genome includes the window TCAGCGCGAGGCCGATGATGTCGACCAGCGACCGTTCGCGCACCATCCACACGGTCACGACCAGCGCGATGAGGCCGGTGATGGCGATCAGCGCCATGGTCATTTCGGTCGAGGTCGCCTGGAACATGCCGAGCGAAATGCCGAAGTTTTGCGTGAAGCGCAGGTCGAAGAACGGCAGGATTTCGCGGTAGTCGCCGATCCGGTCGATGCCGAGCGTGCCGGTCACCCAGCGCTTGACCCACTGGTCGACGGCAAAGACCGTCAGCGCGAGGCCGAAGCCGATCACGCGGTTGCGCGCGAGCGGGCTCATGCTGCCGCATCCATCTCGGCGACCACGTCCTCGCAGCGCGCGCACAGATCGCCGTCTTCCTCGACTTCGGGAAGCAGGCGCCAGCAACGGCCGCATTTGTGATCGGTGGTGCGGGTGACGGTCACTTCGTCGCTATCGGAGCGGGTCACTGACGCGGTGATGAACAATTCCGCGAGATCGTCGTCCGAGAAACCTTCCGGCACGGCCGAAGCGGGTACGGTGACTGCCGCTTCCAGGCCCGAGCGGATGACCTTGTCGCGCCGCAACGGCTCGATTGCTTCCATCACCCTTTCGCGCAAGGCGCGCAGGCTTTCCCAGCGCGCGCCATCGGCAGAAACGCCGGGGACCTTGGGCCATTCGAGCAGATGCACGCTTCCGCCGTCGGGATAGCGGGTCTGCCACACTTCCTCGGCGGTGAAGACCAGCACCGGCGCGGCGTAGCGGATCAGTGCATGGAAGACGAGGTCGAGCACCGTGCGATAGGCGTTGCGCCGCGTCGAATCCGGCCCGTCGCAATACAGCGAATCCTTGCGGATATCGAAGAAGAAGGCGCTCAGGTCCTCGTTGCAGAAGTCGACCAGCAGGCGGGTGTAGGTGTTGAAGTCGTAGCTCTGCGCTGCCGCTTTCAGCTTGCCGTCGAGATCGGCGAGCAGCGCGAGCACGTAGAGTTCCAGTTCCGGGATCTCGCCCGGATCGCCCATGTCGCCGACGAACCCGTCGAGCGCGCCGAGCAAATAGCGGAAGGTGTTGCGCAGCCGGCGGTACTGGTCGGCGACGCCCTTCAGGATCTCGTCGCCGATGCGGTGATCCTCGGTGAAATCGACGGAAAGCGCCCACAGGCGGATGATGTCCGCGCCATAGGTTTCCATGACCTTGAGCGGATCGATCGTGTTGCCGAGGCTCTTGGACATCTTGCGCCCGTCGCTCGCCATGGTGAAGCCGTGGGTCAGCACCTGATCGTAGGGCGCACGGCCGCGCGTGGCGCAACTTTCGAGCAAGCTCGACTGGAACCAGCCGCGGTGCTGGTCGGACCCCTCGAGATAGAGGTCGGCGGGCCATTGAAGCGCCGGCCAGCGGCCGCTGTCGAGGACAAAGGCATGGGTACAACCCGAATCGAACCAGACATCGAGGATGTCGGTGACCATCTCGAACTCGGCCGAATCGTGATCGGGGCCGAGGAAGGCCGCCTTGTTGGCCGAGTTCCACGCGTCCATCCCATCGGCACGGACCGCGTCGACGATGCGCGCGTTGACGGCGGCGTCCTGCAGGTAGGAGCCGTCCTTCCTCACGAAGAGCGTGATCGGCACGCCCCAGGCGCGCTGGCGCGACAGGACCCAGTCTGGACGGTTCTCCACCATCGAGCCGATCCGGTTGCGGCCCTTTTCGGGGATGAACTTCACCCGCTCGATTTCCGAAGTGGCGATTTCGCGCAGGGTCGATCCCGCTCCGAGATCCTCGTCCATCGGTACGAACCACTGCGGGGTGCAGCGGAAGATGACCTTGGCCTTGGAACGCCACGAGTGCGGATAGCTGTGCTGGTAGTCCTGGCTCGCGGCGAGCAGCGCGCCCGCTTCGCGAAGATCCGAACAGATCGGGCCTTCGGGCGAATTGAACGCGGGGTTGATGACCGCGCGGCGGCGCTCGTCGTCACCACCCAGCCATTCCCAGTCGTCGCGATAGCGCCCGTCGTTCATCACCGCGAACTGCGGCTCGATCCCGTGCGCCTTGCACAGCTCGAAATCGTCCTCGCCGTGATCGGGTGCCATGTGGACGAGGCCGGTCCCGCTGTCGGTGGTGACGAAATCGCCCGGCAAGAAGGGACGCGGGGTGGCGTAGAAGCCGCCGAGATGATGCATCGGGTGGCGGGCGAGGGTGCCGGCGAGGTCGGAGCCTTTGAAAGCTTGAGCAACATGAGGTGCGAGCGTGATCGTGTTTGCGCCAAATTCTTTCAAGCGTTCGGTGATGGTCGCTGACATGCGCTTGGCGAACTCGTGGACGAGCGGCTTCGCGATAACGAACCGCTGACTCATTAGCTCATTTAGACCGGGAAAATCGCTTGGCCGTTCTTGCGGCCCCCAACCGACGCTGCCGACGCCAAATCCGATCAGGACATACTCGACCTCGGGCCCATAAGCGATCGCCTGATTGACCGGGATCGTCCACGGCGTCGTCGTCCAGATCACCGCATGCGCGCCGACCAGCTCGGGGATCGGGCTCTCGACGATCTCGAAGGCCACGTCGATCTGGGTCGAGATGATGTCCTCGTATTCGACCTCGGCTTCCGCCAGCGCGGTCTGCTCGACCGGCGACCACATCACCGGCTTCGATCCGCGATAGAGGTTCCCCGCCTCGGCGAATTTCATCAGCTCGGCGACGATGGTCGCCTCGCTGTCCTTCTGCATGGTCAGGTAGGGGTTGTCCCAGTCCGCCATGATGCCGAGGCGTTTCAGCTGTTCGCGCTGCACGTCGACCCAGTGTTGGGCATAGGCGCGGCATTCGTCGCGGAACGCCTGCACCTCGGCCTCGTTGCGGTCCGGGCCGGACAAGACCGGCTTGTCCTTCTTCTTCTTTCGGTACTGTTCCTCGACCTTCCATTCGATCGGCAGGCCGTGGCAATCCCAGCCGGGAACATAGGGCGCGTCCTTGCCCATCAGGTTCTGCGTGCGGCAGACCATGTCCTTGAGCACATGGTTCAACGCGTGGCCGATGTGCATGTCGCCATTGGCGTAGGGCGGGCCATCGTGGAAGATGAATTTTGGTGCGCCCTCGCGCGCGGCGCGCAGCTCGTCATAGAGCTTCTCGTCCTGCCAGCGCGCGGCAATGCCCGGCTCCTTCTGCGGGAGGCCGGCCTTCATCGGGAAGTCGGTCTTCGGCAGGAAGACGGTGTCCCTGAAATCGCGCTTGATATCGTCACTCATGGTCGGGCGCGCTTAGGAGGCGGCGGGCCTCTTCGCAATCCTTCTCCATCTGCGCCATCAGCGCGTCGAGCCCGTCGAATTTCGCTTCGGGCCGCAGGAAATGGTGGAACGCGACCTCGATCTCCTGGCCGTAGAGGTCGCCGGAGAAGTCGAAGAAATAGGGCTCGAGCAATTCCTTGGGCGGCTCGAACTGCGGACGCACGCCGAGATTGGCTGCCCCCTTCAGCTCCTGCCCGGTGGCGAGAACCTTCCCGGTGACGGCGTAGATGCCGAATTTGGGGCGCAGGTAGCGTTCGATCGAGAGGTTGGCGGTCGGATAGCCGATGGTGCGCCCGACCTTGTCGCCGTGCTGGACGACGCCCCTGATCGCGAAGGGCCGGCTGAGCAGCCGCGCGGCCTCCTGCGGATCGCCATCGCGCAGGGCCTGGCGAATGCGGCTGGAGGAGACGACCTCGCCATCCTTGCCGACCGGTCCGACCGTGCGGGTCTGGAGGCCGAGCGTGCCGCCGAAATCGCGCAGCAGGTCGACATTGCCTTTCGCACCCTTGCCAAAGGTGAAGTCCTCGCCCGTCACCACGCCATGCGCGCCGAGCCGTTCGACGAGGATCTTTGCGATGAAGTCCTCCGCGCTGGTCGAGGCGAGCTCGCCGTCGAAATGGAACACCAGCATCGCGGTCGCGCCTGCGGCGAGATAGAGTTCCTGCCGCTGTTCGAGGGTCGTCAGCCGGAAGGGCGCGACGTCGGGCTTGAAGAAGCGCACCGGATGCGGCTCGAACGTGGCGATCATCGACGGGCGACCTTCGGAATGCGCCCAGTCGATCGCTTCGCCCGCCACCGCCTGGTGACCGCGATGGAAGCCGTCGAAATTGCCGAGCGCGATCACCGCGCCGCGCAGCGAATCGGGGATCTCGTCCCTGTGATCGAGCCACCTCATAGATCGAGCCACCTCATTTGGGCTGCAGCCCGGCCTTGATGACACGCAGCGCATTGCCCCCCATCACCGCGCGGATCTCGCTTTCGGAAAATCCGGCATCCATCAGTGCCTGCGTCACGTGGACCAGGCCCGCGGTATCGAAGGCCACTTCGGTCGAGCCGTCGTAATCGCTGCCCAGCGCGACATGGTCGATTCCGATCGTGTCTCGGACATGCTTCATCGCCCTGGCTATATCGGCTGGCTCGGTCGAGCAGATCGCCCCCTCCCAGTAGCCGATGCCGACCACTCCACCGGTCGCCGCCACGCCGCGCAGTTCCTCGTCGGTGAGATTGCGATTGACGTCGCATGTCGCCTGTACGCCGCCGTGGCTCGAGACCACCGGGCGGGTCGCCATCGCCAGGATCTCGGCGACGCAGGTGTGGCTGCAATGCGCGATGTCGACGATCATTCCCCTGGCCTCCATCGCGCGGATGACCTCGCGGCCGAGATCGGTCAGCCCGCCCTTGGCCTCGCCGTGCATCGATCCGGCGAGCTGGTTGTCGAAGAAATGGGTGAGCGAGGCCATGCGGAAGCCCGCCTCGTAAAGCCGATCGAGATTGGCGATGTCGCCATCCATGTCGTGCATTCCCTCGATCGACAGCATGGCGCCGACGGGCTTGAGCATCTCCTGGCGCTCGGCAGCGGCGCGCGCGGTGAGCAGGTAGGAGAGATTGGCGGGGGTTTCGATCTTTCGCAGCACGCCCTTGGAACCGGCGGCCGCCTGGTCGAGCCGCTTGGCGTGGAACAGCGAGCGTTGCAGCAGCGAAGTCCAGGTCTCGATCGGCTGCATCTGCGCGATCACCAGCGGGGTGATATTGTCCGCCGCCTCGCTCGAATTGCTGTCGTAGTTCTGGCCGCGCGGCGATTTCGTCACGCTCGAGAAGACCTGCAGCGCGACGTTGCCGCGCATCAGGCGCGGCACGTCCATGTGTCCGCGACTCGCGCCGACCAGCATGTTGCGGTCCCACAGCAAGGTGTCGGAATGCAGGTCGACGATGGTCAGGCTCGCATGGAGCGCGCGGGCCTCGTCGGAGACCTCGGGCAGTTCGATGCCGGAAATCCTGTTCATCGATCGCTCGGCGAGTGTCGGGCCGAGCAGGAAGAAGGCGGCGGCGAGGCCGAAGATCCCGAAATAGACCCAGGTCCAGATGCTGCCGCGTCTTTTTCTCATGTCGACCTCTCCAGCGTGATCCATGAAAAGGCCGGCTTCCCGCCGTCTGCCGGCCGGTCCTCGCGCGCGACCGCTTCCCATTCCGGGCCGAGCGGCGGCATGAAGGTATCGCCGTCGAACTCGGCATGCACCTCGGTCAATTCGACGCGCCGGCTCAATGGCAGGAAGACATCGTAGATCGCCGAACCGCCGACCACCGCGATCTGGCCGGTGTCGTTGTCCTGCCGCGCCCTGGCGAGCGCCTCCTCCACCGATCGGACGACTTCGGCACCGGTCGAATCCCAGCGTTCGCGGCGAGTCAGCACGATATGGCGCCGGCCGGGCAGCGGGCTGGGGAAGCTCTCGAAGGTCTTGCGCCCCATGATCATCGGAACGCCGCGGCTTTGTGCTCCCATGGTGAGCGCCTTGAACCGCTTCAGGTCATCGGGAATGTGCCAGGGAAGCTGGCCGTTCTTGCCGATGGCCCCGTTCGATGCCCGTGCATAGATGCAGAAGATCTCCGGCTCGCCCGTCATCGGACCAGCTTCGTGACATGGCCCATCTTGCGGCCATCGCTCGCCCGCATCTTGCCATAGACGTGGACGTGGGTGTCGGGCTCCGGCAGCCGGTCGAAGACGGCGTCGATCGCGGACCCGATGACATTGTCCATCTCAACCTCGTCGGCGATCGTCGTGGTTTCCCCCAGTGGCAGGCCGCAGATGGCGCGGATGTGGTTCTCGAACTGGCTGGTTGCCGCGCCCTCGATGCTCCAGTGCCCCGAATTATGCACCCGCGGGGCCATTTCGTTAAACACTGGTCCCTCGGCGGTGGCGAAGAATTCGAGCGTCAGCACACCGACATAGCCCAATGCCTCGGCGACTCTGGCCGCCAGCGCACGCGACTCTACCACCTGTTCACCGACGATGGCGGGGGCGGGGAGCGAGGATCGGGCGAGGATGCCGGACGAATGCTCGTTGCGGGCGCTGTCCCAGAAGCGAACCTCGCCGTCGTGGCCGCGAACGCAGATGACCGAGAATTCGGCTTCGAAGCGGACGAAACCCTCGTAGATCGTAGGCTGCCCGGGCAGGCGGATCGCATCGGCATCACGCGCAGTGGTGAGCCGCCACTGACCCTTGCCGTCGTACCCGTCGCGCCGCGTCTTGAGGATGCCGGGCGCACCGATCCGGTCGACCGCTGCCACAAGATCCTCCTGCGTGTTGACCGGATGGTAGGGGGCGGGCTTGCCGCCGAGCCCTTCGACGAAGCGCTTTTCCTCGAGCCGGTCCTGCGCGACTTCCAGTGCCCTGGCCGGCGGGTAGAGCTTGTCCTTGAGCGGGCCGAGCGGACCGACCGGCACGTTCTCGAATTCCAGCGTGATCACGTCGCACGTCGCGGCAAAATCCTGCAAGGCCTGTGCATCGCTCCACGGTGCGCAGATCGTCTC containing:
- the lspA gene encoding signal peptidase II; this encodes MSPLARNRVIGFGLALTVFAVDQWVKRWVTGTLGIDRIGDYREILPFFDLRFTQNFGISLGMFQATSTEMTMALIAITGLIALVVTVWMVRERSLVDIIGLALILGGAIGNIRDRYLFGYVVDYADLHFGEFRPFMIFNIADAAITFGVIIILVRSFLVGDKDADKSTEPAPGAAESHNA
- a CDS encoding 5-(carboxyamino)imidazole ribonucleotide synthase, with amino-acid sequence MIRQGRTIGILGGGQLGRMLAMSAAQLGYRCSVFTPERESVAGEVCAETICAPWSDAQALQDFAATCDVITLEFENVPVGPLGPLKDKLYPPARALEVAQDRLEEKRFVEGLGGKPAPYHPVNTQEDLVAAVDRIGAPGILKTRRDGYDGKGQWRLTTARDADAIRLPGQPTIYEGFVRFEAEFSVICVRGHDGEVRFWDSARNEHSSGILARSSLPAPAIVGEQVVESRALAARVAEALGYVGVLTLEFFATAEGPVFNEMAPRVHNSGHWSIEGAATSQFENHIRAICGLPLGETTTIADEVEMDNVIGSAIDAVFDRLPEPDTHVHVYGKMRASDGRKMGHVTKLVR
- a CDS encoding dipeptidase; translation: MRKRRGSIWTWVYFGIFGLAAAFFLLGPTLAERSMNRISGIELPEVSDEARALHASLTIVDLHSDTLLWDRNMLVGASRGHMDVPRLMRGNVALQVFSSVTKSPRGQNYDSNSSEAADNITPLVIAQMQPIETWTSLLQRSLFHAKRLDQAAAGSKGVLRKIETPANLSYLLTARAAAERQEMLKPVGAMLSIEGMHDMDGDIANLDRLYEAGFRMASLTHFFDNQLAGSMHGEAKGGLTDLGREVIRAMEARGMIVDIAHCSHTCVAEILAMATRPVVSSHGGVQATCDVNRNLTDEELRGVAATGGVVGIGYWEGAICSTEPADIARAMKHVRDTIGIDHVALGSDYDGSTEVAFDTAGLVHVTQALMDAGFSESEIRAVMGGNALRVIKAGLQPK
- a CDS encoding bifunctional riboflavin kinase/FAD synthetase, producing MRWLDHRDEIPDSLRGAVIALGNFDGFHRGHQAVAGEAIDWAHSEGRPSMIATFEPHPVRFFKPDVAPFRLTTLEQRQELYLAAGATAMLVFHFDGELASTSAEDFIAKILVERLGAHGVVTGEDFTFGKGAKGNVDLLRDFGGTLGLQTRTVGPVGKDGEVVSSSRIRQALRDGDPQEAARLLSRPFAIRGVVQHGDKVGRTIGYPTANLSIERYLRPKFGIYAVTGKVLATGQELKGAANLGVRPQFEPPKELLEPYFFDFSGDLYGQEIEVAFHHFLRPEAKFDGLDALMAQMEKDCEEARRLLSAPDHE
- a CDS encoding dihydrofolate reductase; this translates as MTGEPEIFCIYARASNGAIGKNGQLPWHIPDDLKRFKALTMGAQSRGVPMIMGRKTFESFPSPLPGRRHIVLTRRERWDSTGAEVVRSVEEALARARQDNDTGQIAVVGGSAIYDVFLPLSRRVELTEVHAEFDGDTFMPPLGPEWEAVAREDRPADGGKPAFSWITLERST
- the ileS gene encoding isoleucine--tRNA ligase: MSDDIKRDFRDTVFLPKTDFPMKAGLPQKEPGIAARWQDEKLYDELRAAREGAPKFIFHDGPPYANGDMHIGHALNHVLKDMVCRTQNLMGKDAPYVPGWDCHGLPIEWKVEEQYRKKKKDKPVLSGPDRNEAEVQAFRDECRAYAQHWVDVQREQLKRLGIMADWDNPYLTMQKDSEATIVAELMKFAEAGNLYRGSKPVMWSPVEQTALAEAEVEYEDIISTQIDVAFEIVESPIPELVGAHAVIWTTTPWTIPVNQAIAYGPEVEYVLIGFGVGSVGWGPQERPSDFPGLNELMSQRFVIAKPLVHEFAKRMSATITERLKEFGANTITLAPHVAQAFKGSDLAGTLARHPMHHLGGFYATPRPFLPGDFVTTDSGTGLVHMAPDHGEDDFELCKAHGIEPQFAVMNDGRYRDDWEWLGGDDERRRAVINPAFNSPEGPICSDLREAGALLAASQDYQHSYPHSWRSKAKVIFRCTPQWFVPMDEDLGAGSTLREIATSEIERVKFIPEKGRNRIGSMVENRPDWVLSRQRAWGVPITLFVRKDGSYLQDAAVNARIVDAVRADGMDAWNSANKAAFLGPDHDSAEFEMVTDILDVWFDSGCTHAFVLDSGRWPALQWPADLYLEGSDQHRGWFQSSLLESCATRGRAPYDQVLTHGFTMASDGRKMSKSLGNTIDPLKVMETYGADIIRLWALSVDFTEDHRIGDEILKGVADQYRRLRNTFRYLLGALDGFVGDMGDPGEIPELELYVLALLADLDGKLKAAAQSYDFNTYTRLLVDFCNEDLSAFFFDIRKDSLYCDGPDSTRRNAYRTVLDLVFHALIRYAAPVLVFTAEEVWQTRYPDGGSVHLLEWPKVPGVSADGARWESLRALRERVMEAIEPLRRDKVIRSGLEAAVTVPASAVPEGFSDDDLAELFITASVTRSDSDEVTVTRTTDHKCGRCWRLLPEVEEDGDLCARCEDVVAEMDAAA